One region of Oryza glaberrima chromosome 7, OglaRS2, whole genome shotgun sequence genomic DNA includes:
- the LOC127779347 gene encoding uncharacterized protein LOC127779347 has translation MAVGDDAAPAATKISISGAALAALLQRCAMADGDCDGLLSGRASTTPAPPPSLSDYDDHAPAKSTPAISLSISGHSSLSRPSSLSDPLGRFHPSAAGPASIGFFSSRRRTALRPSMRELSLAHSLSKSLALAHPLLFLLVSPSSPNLSTHSYDHRAFLLIGSRLVPTSLHVVNVGPVFRDQYHSFAPDSPMPWLPLAQHSSSSAAAAGDAHTIGEQNAVDGVVDGFGLGKLQGILGSAAGQAAEMDGMYAGMLRRLEKLAREVEKSNLLVLKQENRNLLLRFRYAGLE, from the coding sequence AtggccgtcggcgacgacgccgctccggcggcgaccaaGATCTCCATCTCCGGCGCGGCTCTCGCGGCGCTCTTGCAGCGCTGCGCGATGGCCGACGGCGACTGCGACGGCCTCCTCTCCGGCCGCGCCTCAACCACCCCGGCCCCGCCCCCTTCCCTCTCCGACTACGACGACCACGCGCCGGCCAAGTCCACCCCCGCCAtctccctctccatctccggccattcctccctctcccgcccctcctccctctccgatcCCCTCGGTCGCTtccacccctccgccgccggccccgcctCGAtcggcttcttctcctcccgccgccgcaccgccctcCGCCCCTCCATGCGCGAGCTCTCCCTCGCCCACTCCCTCTCCAAATCCCTCGCGCTCGCCcaccccctcctcttcctcctcgtctccccttcctcccccaaCCTCTCCACCCACTCCTACGACCACCGCGCCTTCCTCCTCATCGGCTCCCGCCTCGTCCCGACCTCGCTCCATGTCGTCAATGTCGGCCCCGTCTTCCGGGACCAGTACCACTCCTTCGCTCCCGACTCTCCGATGCCGTGGCTGCCGCTTGCACAgcactcctcgtcgtcggcggcggcagcaggcgaCGCGCACACCATTGGGGAGCAGAATGCGGTGGATGGGGTGGTGGACGGGTTCGGGCTAGGGAAGCTGCAGGGGATCCTGGGCTCCGCGGCGGGgcaggcggcggagatggaTGGCATGTATGCAGGAATGCTCAGGAGGCTGGAGAAGCTTGCCAGGGAGGTGGAGAAGAGCAATCTCCTTGTGCTTAAGCAG